One window of the Trifolium pratense cultivar HEN17-A07 linkage group LG2, ARS_RC_1.1, whole genome shotgun sequence genome contains the following:
- the LOC123907752 gene encoding uncharacterized protein LOC123907752 yields MSMLNSFFAQGFKAAKCKTLLKLTIPRIKLLRNRREIQLKNMRRDIAKLLETGQEATARIRVEHIIREENMMASQEILELFCELVSVRLPIIESQRECPLDLKEAISSICFAAPRCADLPELIQVQMQFATKYGKEFISAATELRPDCGVNRQLIELLSVRAPSAEKKLNLLKDIAAEHDLDWDPATAETEFLKKHEDLLNGPTEFFSGSKLPLPEEKHNEELYSTHDTPNKEQPDSDSDSDILDFPEVPKASVQPNANFATAPDMVIPPAAKPHPEVDHHSSSHSGDFADLKQEHVESIVHKDESHTSFGKMESKQFLPFISPPSEPSSSYNARDSDSPPSLSTAKSISSPSVSSAPYSATHSDLPPFSSTAKPVEPPSETFASYSATRHSDSPPTLSTAKFVSPPSETFASYSATRHSDSPPILSTAKSEDNLNLQDVVAAAHAAAETAERAAAAARSAASVAQLRISELTKMRSNEHIPDSSSENPFYAGGNSESTTERDNFTEKNVADNPNGNVIEDHDIHEDHYTSIGSHSSSFPSFDTLKEDFGNSPPTDHVLDDNSSSHQPKRLASMDDDPYFSYPNLFTSQNSNVGSYTHSDNNRSTYDM; encoded by the exons ATGTCGATGCTCAATTCGTTCTTCGCTCAGGGTTTTAAGGCTGCTAAATG CAAAACTCTGCTTAAACTGACAATTCCACGGATAAAGTTACTCAGAAACAGAAGAGAGATTCAATTGAAGAATATGCGACGTGACATTGCCAAGTTACTTGAGACTGGCCAAGAGGCCACAGCTCGCATTCGG GTAGAGCATATTATTAGAGAGGAGAACATGATGGCCTCTCAAGAGATCCTTGAACTCTTTTGTGAACTTGTTTCTGTCCGCCTTCCAATAATTGAATCTCAAAG GGAATGTCCCCTAGATTTGAAGGAAGCTATATCTAGTATATGTTTTGCTGCACCAAGGTGTGCTGATCTGCCAGAGTTGATACAAGTTCAGATGCAATTTGCGACCAAATATGGGAAGGAGTTTATTTCTGCCGCTACTGAGCTCAGGCCAGATTGTGGTGTTAATCGCCAG TTAATAGAGCTGCTGTCAGTTCGTGCTCCTTCAGCAGAAAAGAAACTCAATCTTCTAAAAGACATTGCTGCTGAACATGACCTAGATTGGGATCCAGCTACTGCGGAAACTGAGTTCTTGAAAAAACATGAAGACTTATTG AATGGCCCGACCGAATTTTTTAGTGGGTCAAAATTACCCCTTCCTGAAGAAAAACACAATGAGGAGTTGTATTCCACTCATGATACACCCAATAAAGAGCAACCTGACTCTGATTCGGACTCTGACATATTAGACTTCCCTGAAGTTCCGAAGGCATCTGTCCAGCCAAATGCGAATTTTGCCACGGCTCCAGACATGGTTATACCTCCAGCAGCTAAGCCACACCCTGAAGTTGATCATCATTCATCAAGCCATTCTGGAGATTTTGCAGATTTGAAGCAGGAACATGTTGAATCAATCGTTCACAAAGATGAATCCCATACTTCATTTGGAAAAATGGAAAGTAAACAGTTTTTGCCATTCATCTCCCCTCCATCAGAACCATCTTCATCATATAATGCAAGGGATAGTGACTCACCTCCCTCCTTATCAACTGCAAAATCTATCTCCTCTCCATCAGTATCATCTGCACCATATAGTGCAACACACAGTGACCTGCCTCCCTTCTCTTCAACGGCAAAACCTGTCGAGCCTCCATCAGAAACATTTGCATCATATAGTGCAACAAGGCATAGTGACTCACCTCCCACTTTATCAACTGCAAAATTTGTCTCCCCTCCATCAGAAACATTTGCATCATATAGTGCAACAAGACATAGTGACTCACCTCCCATTTTGTCAACTGCAAAATCTGAAGATAATTTGAACTTGCAGGATGTTGTAGCTGCTGCACATGCTGCTGCAGAAACGGCTGAACGTGCAGCAGCTGCAGCTCGTTCAGCAGCTAGTGTTGCTCAACTTCGTATTAGCGAGCTTACCAAGATGAGAAGTAATGAACATATACCTGACAGTAGCTCTGAGAATCCTTTTTATGCTGGAGGCAACAGTGAATCTACAACAGAGAGGGATAATTTCACTGAGAAAAATGTTGCAGATAACCCTAATGGAAATGTTATTGAGGATCATGATATTCACGAGGATCATTATACTTCAATAGGCTCTCACTCATCAAGTTTTCCGTCATTCGATACACTCAAGGAAGATTTTGGTAATTCCCCACCTACTGATCATGTATTGGATGACAATTCCAGTAGTCACCAGCCTAAAAGGTTAGCTTCAATGGATGACGACCCATATTTCTCATATCCCAACTTATTTACATCTCAAAACTCAAATGTTGGATCTTACACTCATTCAGATAATAACCGTTCCACTTATGATATGTGA
- the LOC123907753 gene encoding uncharacterized protein LOC123907753 — MGNKDQSRRTMEETSTNEEVEATNEKNTTFYLYHPCSLLQKFLGTLFKCLGFEIETNKKEHDEVKSPSDTEEDVRTDDNTTSEHESSQKVLACAEQKECSSSTTSSFQFIRTLIIRRGGPRRSGSSSGSGPGIN, encoded by the exons ATGGGAAACAAAGATCAGTCAAGAAGAACAATGgaagaaacatcaacaaatgAAGAGGTAGAGGCTACAAATGAGAAGAATACCACTTTTTATCTTTACCATCCATGTTCTCTACTCCAAAAATTCCTTGGAACTCTCTTCAAATGTTTAGGCTTTGAGATTGAAACCAACAAAAAAGAACATGATGAGGTAAAATCTCCTTCAGATACAGAAGAGGATGTTAGAACTGATGACAACACAACAAGTGAACATGAAAGTTCCCAAAAAGTTCTTGCATGTGCAGAACAAAAGGAATGTTCATCGAGTACTACTTCAAGTTTT CAATTTATCAGAACTTTGATAATTAGGCGTGGTGGACCAAGAAGATCAGGATCTAGTTCGGGATCAGGTCCTGGGATTAATTAA